The Pedobacter mucosus genome window below encodes:
- the metE gene encoding 5-methyltetrahydropteroyltriglutamate--homocysteine S-methyltransferase has translation MLTQNLGYPRIGSHRELKKICENYWAEKTGYKNVLQVGKNIRHDNWLMQKDAGINIIPANDFSFYDHVLDHSLMFGAIPKRYNEVIMKKGNSELDLYFAMARGFQKDGLDVVAMEMTKWFDTNYHYIVPEFYKDQPFKLFSTKIIDEFYEAKQLGIITKPVLIGPISYLLLGKEKETGFEKIDLIKNLLPVYLDILTRLDALDVEYVQFDEPFLTLDLGDKEKKAFEYVYKEIRKTFPRLKIVLATYFGGLNNNLDLTVSLPIDVLHIDLVRGEDQLNDVLAALSDKTILSLGLVDGRNIWKNDFEKSISIINQAVEKLGKDRVWIAASCSLIHSPVDLGNETNEKNLPQEIKQWLSYAKQKVEEIVTLKKLVNNETSASALQKLEENKIAISNKKTSALIHDVVVKERVLALKDSDAFRLNTFSKRKVKQQKLNLPQYATTTIGSFPQTVEVRSWRAKFKNGVITEDEYNDLIADETAKAVKWQEEIDLDVLVHGEFERNDMVEYFGEQLKGFAFSKNGWVQSYGSRCVKPPIIFGDVSRPKPMTVKWSAYAQSLTSKHMKGMLTGPVTILQWSFVRNDQPRAETCTQIALAIRDEVCDLEKAGIKIIQIDEPAIREGLPLRKVDWQTYLNWAVKAFKISASGVKDETQIHTHMCYSEFNDIIQNIADMDADVITIETSRSQMELLDAFADFNYPNEIGPGVYDIHSPRVPKREEMVKLLQRAKAVIPAEQLWVNPDCGLKTRGWDETKKALIEMVSAAKEMRKDAEILIPEQHISN, from the coding sequence ATGCTAACGCAAAATCTAGGCTATCCGCGAATTGGTAGTCACCGAGAATTAAAGAAAATCTGCGAAAATTATTGGGCAGAAAAAACCGGGTACAAAAATGTGCTTCAGGTAGGAAAAAACATTCGTCATGATAATTGGCTAATGCAAAAGGATGCTGGGATAAACATAATTCCCGCTAATGATTTCTCTTTTTACGATCACGTTCTTGATCATTCACTAATGTTCGGTGCCATTCCGAAAAGGTATAACGAGGTAATTATGAAAAAGGGAAACTCAGAGTTAGATCTGTATTTCGCCATGGCAAGAGGTTTTCAAAAAGACGGATTGGATGTTGTAGCAATGGAAATGACCAAGTGGTTCGACACCAATTACCATTACATTGTTCCTGAATTTTATAAAGATCAGCCTTTCAAGCTTTTCTCTACAAAAATTATTGATGAATTTTATGAAGCCAAACAACTTGGGATTATAACTAAACCTGTTTTAATCGGACCAATTTCTTATTTATTATTAGGAAAAGAAAAGGAAACAGGCTTTGAAAAAATAGATTTAATAAAAAATCTCCTTCCGGTTTATCTTGATATTCTGACAAGATTAGATGCGCTTGATGTTGAATATGTACAATTTGACGAACCGTTTTTGACCTTGGATTTAGGCGATAAAGAGAAAAAAGCCTTTGAATATGTTTATAAAGAAATTAGAAAAACCTTTCCTCGATTAAAAATTGTTTTGGCAACTTATTTTGGAGGATTAAACAATAACCTCGATTTAACCGTTTCTCTTCCTATTGATGTTTTACACATCGATTTAGTTCGTGGAGAAGATCAATTAAATGATGTTTTGGCTGCGCTAAGCGATAAAACCATTTTATCATTAGGTTTGGTTGATGGAAGAAATATCTGGAAAAATGATTTTGAAAAATCCATTTCAATAATTAATCAAGCCGTTGAAAAGTTAGGCAAAGACCGCGTTTGGATTGCCGCATCATGTTCCCTAATTCACTCACCGGTAGATTTAGGGAATGAAACAAATGAGAAAAATCTTCCGCAAGAAATAAAGCAATGGCTTTCGTACGCAAAACAGAAAGTGGAAGAAATTGTAACGCTTAAAAAACTAGTTAACAACGAAACTTCTGCATCTGCGCTGCAGAAACTTGAAGAAAATAAAATCGCAATCAGCAACAAAAAAACATCAGCATTAATTCACGATGTAGTTGTAAAAGAGCGTGTTCTGGCTTTGAAAGATAGCGATGCTTTTCGTTTAAATACCTTTTCAAAAAGGAAAGTTAAACAGCAAAAACTTAATCTACCACAATATGCAACTACAACTATTGGCTCGTTTCCACAAACGGTTGAAGTAAGAAGTTGGAGAGCAAAGTTTAAAAATGGTGTTATTACAGAAGATGAATACAATGATTTAATTGCAGATGAAACAGCCAAAGCAGTAAAATGGCAAGAGGAAATTGACTTGGATGTTTTAGTTCATGGAGAATTTGAGCGCAACGATATGGTAGAATATTTTGGGGAGCAACTCAAAGGTTTTGCCTTTTCGAAAAACGGTTGGGTACAGAGTTATGGTTCCCGTTGCGTTAAACCGCCTATCATTTTTGGGGATGTTTCAAGGCCAAAACCCATGACGGTTAAATGGTCTGCTTATGCACAATCATTAACTTCCAAACACATGAAAGGCATGTTAACTGGCCCGGTTACGATTTTACAATGGTCTTTTGTGCGCAATGATCAGCCACGAGCTGAAACCTGTACGCAAATTGCTTTAGCGATTCGAGATGAAGTTTGCGATTTAGAAAAAGCAGGCATAAAGATTATTCAGATTGATGAACCTGCAATTCGTGAGGGATTACCTTTGCGCAAAGTAGATTGGCAAACCTATTTAAACTGGGCTGTAAAAGCTTTTAAAATTTCGGCAAGTGGCGTAAAAGATGAGACCCAAATTCACACGCATATGTGTTATTCGGAATTCAACGACATTATTCAAAATATTGCAGATATGGACGCCGATGTAATTACAATTGAAACTTCCAGATCACAAATGGAACTTTTAGATGCTTTTGCGGATTTTAATTATCCAAATGAAATCGGTCCAGGTGTTTATGACATTCATTCGCCAAGAGTTCCAAAACGTGAGGAAATGGTAAAGCTTTTACAAAGGGCAAAAGCGGTTATTCCGGCGGAGCAACTTTGGGTAAATCCAGATTGTGGCTTAAAAACCCGAGGCTGGGATGAAACTAAAAAAGCGCTGATCGAAATGGTTTCGGCAGCGAAAGAAATGCGAAAAGACGCAGAAATTTTAATCCCTGAGCAACATATTTCTAATTAA